The proteins below are encoded in one region of Acidithiobacillus ferrooxidans ATCC 23270:
- the tolR gene encoding protein TolR, giving the protein MKRRRLMAEMNVVPYIDVSLVLLVIFMLSAPLLTQGVNVNLPKGVTKPVSDKIPPVLISVTRQGAISVQYKGHHSAVALDDLATAVGHIAAASHDQVQVLVGGDAHVDYGKVMAVMARLQEAGISHVGLLTRPEGH; this is encoded by the coding sequence ATGAAGCGACGGCGTCTCATGGCGGAGATGAACGTCGTCCCCTACATCGACGTGTCTCTCGTGCTGCTGGTGATTTTCATGCTCTCGGCGCCATTGCTGACCCAGGGCGTCAACGTCAATCTGCCCAAGGGCGTGACCAAGCCGGTATCAGACAAAATCCCGCCGGTGCTGATTTCGGTGACGCGGCAGGGCGCCATCTCGGTGCAGTACAAGGGGCACCACAGCGCTGTCGCCCTGGATGACCTCGCGACGGCGGTGGGGCATATCGCCGCCGCCAGCCACGATCAGGTGCAGGTGCTGGTGGGCGGTGACGCCCATGTCGATTACGGCAAGGTCATGGCGGTCATGGCGCGTTTGCAGGAGGCGGGCATTTCCCATGTCGGTCTGCTGACCCGCCCGGAGGGACATTGA
- the tolQ gene encoding protein TolQ produces MDPHSIANTAQSLSLGHLVMNASWVVQGILAILMIASVISWTIIFQKWAIFAAAQRALERFEKRFWSGGEMSQIYQHVSGNANLETGAGSIFCAGYEEFQRQRNKIRPSDALDAARRAMRVAQMREVGRLENNLAFLASVSSVSPFIGLFGTVWGIMTAFMNIGMAGQATLATVAPPVAEALIATAAGLFAAIPATAAYNRYIHQLDKLDAQYEVFMDEFTNILHRQVPETKP; encoded by the coding sequence ATGGATCCGCATAGCATCGCCAACACCGCGCAGTCCCTCTCCCTGGGTCATCTGGTCATGAACGCCAGTTGGGTCGTGCAGGGCATCCTCGCCATACTGATGATCGCGTCCGTCATCTCGTGGACCATCATCTTCCAGAAGTGGGCCATTTTTGCCGCCGCCCAGCGTGCCCTGGAGCGATTCGAGAAGCGCTTCTGGAGCGGTGGCGAGATGAGCCAGATTTACCAGCACGTTTCCGGTAACGCCAACCTGGAAACCGGGGCCGGCAGCATCTTCTGCGCCGGTTATGAAGAATTCCAGCGTCAGCGCAACAAGATTCGTCCCAGCGATGCCCTCGATGCAGCGCGGCGCGCCATGCGGGTGGCTCAGATGCGCGAGGTCGGGCGCCTGGAAAACAATCTCGCCTTTCTTGCCTCCGTATCTTCCGTAAGCCCTTTTATCGGCCTTTTCGGTACCGTCTGGGGCATCATGACCGCCTTCATGAATATCGGCATGGCGGGACAGGCCACCCTGGCGACGGTGGCGCCTCCCGTCGCCGAAGCCCTCATCGCCACCGCGGCGGGTCTGTTCGCCGCGATCCCGGCGACCGCAGCCTATAACCGCTATATCCACCAACTGGACAAGCTCGACGCGCAATACGAAGTCTTCATGGACGAGTTCACCAACATCCTGCACCGGCAGGTGCCCGAGACGAAACCATGA
- the ruvC gene encoding crossover junction endodeoxyribonuclease RuvC has product MRIIGIDPGSLRTGYGIIESDAAGELRHVAHGCLNVSGQPFLERIGAIYRELKQIIGTYHPEEAAIEQVFMARNADSALKLGQARGAALVALLEAGLPVEEYTALQIKKAAVGGGHAAKEQVQSMVRWLLKLSENPQADAADALACAICHAHHGRTRQRWQPAVSR; this is encoded by the coding sequence GTGCGGATCATCGGTATCGACCCGGGTTCTTTGCGCACCGGCTACGGCATTATCGAGTCCGACGCGGCCGGAGAACTCCGGCATGTGGCCCACGGCTGCCTGAATGTGTCCGGACAGCCGTTTCTGGAGCGCATCGGCGCCATCTACCGTGAACTGAAACAGATCATCGGCACGTATCATCCCGAGGAAGCCGCCATCGAACAGGTGTTCATGGCGCGCAATGCGGATTCCGCCCTCAAGCTGGGGCAGGCGCGCGGCGCCGCCCTCGTCGCCTTGTTGGAAGCCGGGTTGCCCGTAGAGGAATACACGGCGCTGCAGATCAAAAAAGCCGCCGTCGGCGGTGGCCACGCAGCCAAGGAACAGGTGCAGAGCATGGTCCGCTGGCTCCTCAAACTCAGCGAAAACCCGCAGGCGGACGCGGCGGATGCGCTGGCCTGCGCCATTTGTCATGCCCACCATGGCCGCACCCGGCAGCGCTGGCAGCCTGCGGTCAGCCGCTGA
- the ruvB gene encoding Holliday junction branch migration DNA helicase RuvB, protein MMDRGPLNPQEAHNDAVDHALRPRRLAEYLGQAKLRESLGLYIDAARGRSEALDHVLLFGPPGLGKTTLAHIIAQEMGAGLKVTSGPVLDKPGDLAAILTNLQPHDVLFVDEIHRLSPVVEEILYPALEDYELDILIGEGPAARSIKISLPPFTLIGATTRAGLLTSPLRDRFGISFHLEFYSDAELTQIVTRSARILGTPQALEGAQEIARRARGTPRIANRLLRRVRDYAQVRGNGEIDMATAQAALTLMEVDRHGFDGQDRKLLQAVISRFAGGPVGVESLAAAIGEERGTIEDVLEPFLIQRGYLIRTPRGRCATELSYLALGLPAPREPGGASDAC, encoded by the coding sequence ATGATGGATAGAGGCCCTCTCAACCCCCAGGAAGCCCACAATGATGCAGTAGACCATGCCCTGCGTCCGCGCCGGCTGGCGGAGTACCTCGGGCAGGCCAAACTGCGGGAGTCGCTGGGCCTGTATATCGATGCCGCCAGGGGACGCAGCGAGGCGCTGGATCATGTGCTGCTCTTCGGGCCGCCCGGACTCGGCAAAACCACCCTGGCCCACATCATCGCTCAGGAGATGGGCGCGGGCCTCAAGGTCACTTCCGGCCCGGTGCTCGACAAGCCCGGCGACCTGGCCGCCATCCTCACCAACCTGCAACCCCACGACGTACTCTTCGTCGACGAGATTCACCGTCTCAGCCCGGTGGTGGAAGAAATTCTCTACCCCGCGCTGGAGGACTACGAGCTGGACATCCTCATCGGCGAAGGGCCGGCGGCGCGCTCCATCAAAATCAGCCTGCCGCCCTTCACCCTGATCGGCGCCACCACCCGCGCCGGCCTGCTGACCTCGCCGCTGCGCGACCGCTTCGGCATCAGTTTTCACCTGGAGTTCTACAGCGACGCCGAGCTGACCCAGATCGTCACCCGCTCCGCCCGGATTCTCGGCACCCCCCAGGCTTTGGAAGGCGCGCAGGAAATCGCCCGACGCGCGCGCGGCACGCCGCGCATCGCCAACCGCCTGCTGCGTCGGGTGCGGGACTACGCCCAGGTACGGGGTAACGGCGAAATTGACATGGCGACGGCACAGGCGGCCCTGACCCTCATGGAGGTGGACCGGCATGGCTTCGATGGCCAGGATCGCAAGTTGCTCCAGGCCGTCATCTCCCGTTTCGCCGGCGGACCGGTGGGGGTGGAGAGTCTGGCGGCCGCCATCGGCGAGGAGCGCGGCACCATCGAAGATGTGCTGGAGCCCTTCCTGATCCAGCGCGGTTATCTGATCCGCACGCCGCGCGGGCGCTGCGCCACCGAGCTCAGCTATCTGGCCCTCGGCCTGCCTGCGCCCAGGGAGCCGGGGGGAGCGTCCGATGCCTGTTGA
- the ybgC gene encoding tol-pal system-associated acyl-CoA thioesterase: protein MPVDASVSRFQIRVYYEDTDHGGVVYHANYLRFMERARTEMLRERGYELDVLEQDAGIIFVVRRARLDFRAPARFNDLLLVETRIVSKSPVRMGFQQIVSVGDRTLCSGEVEVVCLDAAGFRPHVIPAALLQAIPLSVQP from the coding sequence ATGCCTGTTGATGCCTCCGTCAGCCGCTTCCAGATCCGCGTTTATTATGAAGATACGGATCATGGCGGGGTGGTGTATCATGCCAACTATTTACGTTTCATGGAGCGCGCACGTACCGAGATGCTGCGCGAACGGGGTTATGAACTGGATGTGCTGGAGCAGGATGCCGGGATCATTTTCGTGGTGCGCCGCGCCCGGCTGGATTTCCGCGCGCCGGCCCGCTTCAACGACCTGCTCCTCGTGGAAACCCGGATCGTGAGCAAGAGCCCCGTGCGCATGGGCTTTCAGCAAATCGTTTCGGTGGGGGACAGAACGCTCTGTAGCGGAGAGGTGGAAGTGGTCTGCCTGGATGCCGCCGGTTTTCGTCCCCACGTCATCCCTGCAGCCTTGTTGCAGGCCATCCCGCTTTCTGTTCAGCCGTGA
- the tolA gene encoding cell envelope integrity protein TolA, protein MKKRKSAWPLVLAIVLNGAILLALFWSYHINVPEAGGTPMQAQLSGGMPAAPVPQPVPKPAPVPQPAPAPVPKPAPVPKPKPAAPPQPSAAQIAAEKAAQQKAAEQKAAQITAEKHAAEKQAEKLAAQRAAEKAAAEKAAAQKAAAQKAAAEKAAAEKQAAQKAAAAQRAAELKRQLARQQAKAAEAARAKALQQQMEAGAKLRAEANMAAARAQQAAENQRMLGMLINTIKTRVSEKWSTNFSPALSCVLQIHLGPQGQLLGAPVVVRSSGNPGFDRSVIAAVEAAAPFVPPIGLAYSTFNQPINLKMNAEDLNHG, encoded by the coding sequence TTGAAAAAACGCAAGTCAGCCTGGCCGCTGGTGCTGGCTATCGTGCTCAACGGCGCGATACTGCTGGCTCTGTTCTGGAGCTATCACATCAATGTGCCCGAGGCCGGGGGTACCCCCATGCAGGCGCAACTGAGCGGCGGCATGCCGGCGGCGCCGGTACCTCAGCCCGTGCCCAAACCCGCGCCGGTACCGCAGCCGGCGCCCGCCCCAGTGCCAAAGCCGGCACCGGTGCCGAAACCCAAGCCAGCCGCTCCGCCGCAGCCCAGCGCCGCGCAGATTGCCGCGGAAAAAGCGGCGCAACAAAAGGCCGCAGAGCAGAAGGCCGCACAGATCACCGCCGAAAAACACGCCGCCGAAAAGCAGGCTGAGAAACTGGCCGCGCAACGGGCGGCCGAAAAAGCCGCCGCGGAAAAGGCGGCTGCACAAAAAGCTGCTGCGCAGAAAGCCGCCGCCGAAAAGGCCGCCGCCGAAAAACAGGCGGCGCAAAAAGCGGCCGCTGCACAGCGCGCGGCGGAGCTGAAGCGGCAACTCGCCCGGCAGCAGGCAAAGGCCGCGGAAGCCGCGCGGGCCAAGGCGCTGCAGCAGCAGATGGAGGCCGGGGCCAAGCTGCGGGCCGAGGCCAACATGGCCGCGGCCCGCGCCCAGCAGGCGGCGGAAAATCAGCGTATGCTCGGGATGTTGATCAACACGATCAAAACGCGGGTATCAGAGAAGTGGAGTACTAATTTTTCTCCCGCCTTGTCCTGCGTATTACAAATCCATCTCGGACCTCAGGGTCAACTCCTGGGTGCCCCGGTCGTAGTGCGTTCCAGCGGTAATCCCGGCTTCGACCGGTCTGTAATCGCAGCAGTGGAAGCAGCAGCGCCATTCGTACCACCCATCGGGCTGGCTTACAGCACCTTTAATCAGCCGATAAACCTTAAAATGAATGCGGAGGATCTCAATCATGGCTAA
- the pal gene encoding peptidoglycan-associated lipoprotein Pal — MRSDFLKVVVAAAGALVLAGCAHNVGSGAPTTAGAVAPANSAATAGLAGEGINGQNLNANGPIGGGSSGLSAAELAALPQNLRVHFAFNSGAMDAQAQQIAAQNAQFMVAHPHVQVRLEGNTDDRGTQEYNLALGEQRAETVKQFLQSQGVSAARISTVSFGKDNPLCTTNDSACWARNRRVDFVYSGGYNG, encoded by the coding sequence ATGCGTTCTGATTTTCTGAAGGTGGTGGTTGCCGCGGCTGGAGCGCTGGTGCTGGCGGGCTGTGCGCACAATGTGGGGAGCGGGGCGCCCACGACGGCTGGCGCGGTGGCGCCAGCCAACTCGGCGGCCACGGCTGGTCTTGCCGGTGAGGGCATCAATGGCCAGAATCTCAATGCCAACGGACCCATCGGAGGTGGCAGCAGCGGCCTGAGTGCGGCTGAACTGGCCGCTTTGCCCCAGAACTTGCGGGTACATTTCGCATTCAACAGCGGTGCCATGGATGCACAGGCGCAACAGATCGCCGCCCAGAACGCGCAGTTCATGGTGGCCCATCCCCATGTCCAGGTGCGCCTGGAGGGGAATACCGATGATCGCGGCACCCAGGAGTACAACCTGGCCCTCGGTGAACAGCGCGCCGAGACGGTGAAGCAGTTCCTGCAGTCCCAGGGCGTCAGCGCGGCACGGATCAGCACCGTGAGTTTCGGCAAGGACAATCCCTTGTGTACCACCAACGACTCCGCCTGCTGGGCCAGAAACCGCCGCGTGGACTTCGTTTATAGCGGTGGCTATAACGGCTGA
- the queC gene encoding 7-cyano-7-deazaguanine synthase QueC translates to MPTPATPAIVLLSGGLDSATVLALMRRDGFAVHALSFDYGQRHKEELRYAALLAQSMGAASHRVLRIDLAAFGGSALTDPQLSIPETGLAPGIPITYVPARNTVFLSLALALAEVLGARDIFLGVNSQDYSGYPDCRAEFVQAFEALAQVATRLGDEARGPRIHAPLQFLNKSEIIRLGSRLGVDYGMTRSCYQLDAEGRSCGRCDSCRLRREGFRQAGIADPTPYQDS, encoded by the coding sequence ATGCCGACGCCCGCCACACCCGCCATTGTACTGCTCTCCGGCGGACTGGATTCCGCCACCGTGCTGGCGCTCATGCGCCGGGACGGCTTTGCGGTCCACGCCCTCTCTTTTGACTACGGGCAGCGGCATAAGGAAGAGCTGCGCTATGCGGCGCTGCTGGCGCAGTCCATGGGGGCGGCCAGCCACCGGGTGCTGCGTATCGATCTGGCGGCCTTTGGCGGCTCAGCGCTGACCGATCCGCAACTCAGCATTCCCGAGACCGGCCTGGCGCCGGGCATCCCCATCACCTATGTGCCCGCGCGCAATACCGTCTTTCTGTCGCTGGCCCTGGCGCTGGCGGAGGTGCTGGGCGCCAGGGATATCTTCCTGGGGGTGAACAGTCAGGATTACAGCGGTTATCCCGACTGCCGGGCGGAGTTCGTCCAGGCTTTTGAGGCCCTGGCGCAGGTGGCCACCCGCCTCGGCGATGAAGCCCGCGGGCCACGTATCCATGCGCCGCTGCAGTTTCTCAACAAGAGCGAGATTATTCGTCTCGGCAGCCGTTTGGGTGTGGATTACGGAATGACCCGCTCTTGCTATCAGTTGGATGCCGAAGGCCGGTCCTGTGGTCGCTGTGACAGTTGCCGCCTGCGCCGGGAAGGATTCCGTCAGGCCGGCATCGCCGACCCCACGCCTTATCAGGATTCCTGA
- a CDS encoding sugar transferase, with protein MPYALVLGDVLALLAAFYLGRLSHAFYYHLSPGWVLLYWWGSLAQVNVLLFLLLMALGITAFAVKGHYARRKAFWDEAGEVLGVFTLLLALNATIAFSGKWPLSRLWLFSTWVLALVLLPLARWLVHHILQRLGVWMRPVVVVGCGRNAAEAIRALDSEPMLGYAVQRVLTPGGCDPASGELPTQAPMEALGDDPLATLARLGKPHVVLALDMDQWDAQEKLVRSLGLSYPNLTVVPPLRGLPLFGMEAMHFFGHEVLMLRVRDNLARPGPRIAKRLFDLLAASLLVVLLSPLLLYVAWRIRREDGGPVFFIQERVGRGGGTFGCLKFRSMVMDAEDRLKQYLHSHPELAAEYERNFKLRNDPRVTRIGKFLRRGSLDELPQLFNVLRGDMSLVGPRPLLARELDRYGDNICLYHMVYPGITGLWQVSGRSETTFDERAYLDAWYIKNWTLWYDIVILLLTVKVVLRREGAY; from the coding sequence GTGCCTTATGCGCTGGTGCTGGGCGATGTGCTGGCGCTTTTGGCCGCCTTTTATCTTGGCCGCCTTTCCCACGCCTTCTATTACCACCTGAGTCCCGGCTGGGTGCTGCTCTACTGGTGGGGGAGCCTTGCGCAAGTCAATGTGCTTCTGTTCCTGTTGCTGATGGCTCTGGGCATTACCGCCTTCGCCGTCAAGGGGCATTATGCCCGGCGCAAGGCTTTTTGGGACGAGGCTGGTGAAGTGCTGGGCGTGTTCACGCTCTTGCTGGCATTGAATGCCACCATTGCCTTTTCCGGCAAATGGCCTCTGTCACGGCTATGGCTTTTTTCCACCTGGGTGCTGGCGCTGGTGCTGTTGCCCCTGGCCCGATGGCTGGTACACCATATCTTGCAGCGCCTGGGCGTGTGGATGCGGCCCGTGGTGGTCGTTGGCTGCGGACGGAACGCCGCCGAGGCCATCCGCGCCCTGGACAGCGAACCCATGCTGGGCTATGCCGTACAACGGGTGCTGACGCCGGGGGGGTGCGATCCGGCTTCTGGCGAACTTCCCACCCAGGCGCCCATGGAAGCTCTGGGAGACGATCCGTTGGCTACCCTGGCCCGTCTGGGCAAACCCCATGTCGTGCTGGCCCTGGACATGGATCAGTGGGACGCGCAGGAAAAACTGGTGCGCTCCCTGGGGCTCAGCTACCCCAACCTTACCGTGGTGCCGCCCTTGCGCGGTCTGCCTCTGTTTGGCATGGAGGCCATGCATTTTTTTGGCCACGAGGTGCTGATGCTGCGGGTGCGGGACAACCTGGCCCGGCCGGGTCCGCGCATCGCCAAACGCCTTTTTGACCTGCTGGCCGCGTCGTTGCTCGTCGTTCTGCTGTCGCCGCTGCTCCTCTACGTCGCCTGGCGTATACGCAGGGAGGATGGCGGGCCGGTATTTTTTATCCAGGAGCGTGTGGGACGAGGGGGTGGCACCTTTGGTTGCCTGAAATTCCGCAGCATGGTGATGGATGCGGAGGACCGCCTGAAACAATACCTGCATAGTCACCCCGAACTGGCCGCCGAGTACGAAAGAAATTTCAAGCTGCGCAACGATCCCCGGGTGACCCGGATCGGGAAGTTTCTGCGGCGTGGCAGCCTGGATGAGTTGCCCCAGTTGTTCAATGTGTTGCGTGGCGACATGAGTCTGGTGGGCCCGCGCCCATTATTGGCTCGGGAGCTTGACCGTTACGGCGACAATATCTGCCTGTATCATATGGTTTATCCGGGTATTACCGGTTTGTGGCAGGTCAGCGGCCGTTCCGAGACCACCTTTGACGAACGCGCCTACCTCGATGCCTGGTATATCAAGAACTGGACGCTCTGGTACGACATCGTCATCCTGCTCCTGACGGTGAAGGTGGTCTTGCGGCGGGAGGGGGCTTATTGA
- the tolB gene encoding Tol-Pal system beta propeller repeat protein TolB produces MAKRFWTLAIFLLAWAFVLPAQAALTVEITKNVASALPIAIPSFGPGIAGQPSVAEVVRNDLRHSGLFRVIDPAGYPADPRAPGGVKAADWTAVGATGLAVGSVEPRNGGYAVNVYVYNVSTGQELTAHRFTCSAAELHMTAHHVADVIYQAFTGKPGPFASRIAYVRQTGANYELLVAESDGWNPHPIVRGRMPVFSPVWSPDNRRLAYVTYANARAVIYVQDLATGQRQSIAPGGEIVSAPAFSPNGTELAYARSSGGHTELYVANLQTGQRRQLTHDDAINTSPTWSPDGSRIIFVSDRAGGPQIYAMNASGGAAHRLSYDGSYNASPVYSPAGNAIAFIHRTNGVYALAVMNPDGSGVRVLDAQGNCDHPSFAGNGQMILYGTQRGGRKVLAEVSLDGKTMAILHSNAGEDSQPAWSH; encoded by the coding sequence ATGGCTAAACGCTTTTGGACCCTGGCCATTTTTCTGCTGGCATGGGCCTTCGTTCTTCCCGCCCAGGCGGCGCTCACGGTGGAGATCACCAAGAATGTGGCCTCGGCACTGCCTATCGCCATTCCTTCCTTTGGTCCCGGCATAGCCGGGCAGCCATCCGTTGCCGAGGTGGTCCGTAATGACCTGCGCCACAGTGGGTTGTTCCGGGTCATCGACCCTGCGGGCTACCCCGCCGACCCCCGCGCCCCCGGCGGCGTGAAGGCCGCGGACTGGACAGCGGTAGGGGCCACCGGCCTGGCCGTGGGTTCCGTGGAACCGCGGAACGGCGGCTACGCGGTCAACGTCTACGTCTACAATGTCAGCACGGGGCAAGAACTCACCGCCCACCGTTTCACCTGTTCGGCCGCCGAGTTGCATATGACCGCGCATCACGTCGCGGATGTCATCTACCAGGCGTTCACCGGCAAACCCGGCCCCTTCGCCAGTCGGATCGCCTATGTCCGGCAGACGGGTGCAAACTACGAACTGCTGGTGGCAGAATCCGACGGCTGGAATCCGCACCCCATCGTGCGCGGCCGCATGCCGGTATTCTCCCCCGTCTGGTCGCCGGATAACCGGCGTCTGGCCTATGTCACCTACGCCAACGCCCGCGCCGTGATCTATGTCCAGGATCTGGCTACCGGACAGCGTCAGTCCATCGCCCCCGGTGGCGAGATCGTCAGTGCTCCGGCCTTCTCGCCCAACGGGACGGAACTGGCCTATGCCCGCTCCTCCGGTGGCCACACCGAGCTTTACGTGGCGAACCTGCAGACCGGGCAGCGCCGGCAATTGACCCATGATGACGCCATCAACACCTCTCCCACCTGGTCGCCGGACGGCAGTCGGATCATTTTCGTCTCTGATCGTGCCGGTGGCCCGCAAATCTACGCGATGAACGCGAGCGGCGGTGCGGCGCATCGTCTGAGCTACGACGGCAGCTACAATGCCAGCCCGGTCTATTCGCCCGCGGGCAACGCGATTGCTTTCATTCATCGCACCAACGGCGTCTATGCCCTCGCGGTGATGAACCCGGACGGCAGCGGCGTGCGCGTGCTGGATGCCCAGGGCAATTGCGATCATCCGAGCTTCGCCGGCAACGGCCAGATGATCCTCTACGGCACTCAGCGCGGCGGGCGCAAGGTGCTGGCCGAGGTCAGCCTGGACGGCAAGACCATGGCCATTCTGCACAGCAACGCGGGAGAAGACAGCCAACCGGCCTGGTCCCATTAA
- the ybgF gene encoding tol-pal system protein YbgF: MKRWHLYPVLSLLCLSPFAQAESTGEKVLQLQQQMAVMQGELSSLVAVQQANKGSQSALADLLGRTQHLEQEVRDLRGELDTKTHALQTQQQSTAAQVQALTAQLTGGTAATASTSSALGSGVAIISPAAAVASAASNTSAPAVQGLGQADYQRAFDLLRQGKYGSAVTGLQGFIQKYPQSSLVPDAYYWLGQAQYVLGQNDAALKSLHVVEAQFSQSSKAPEAMLRMAEIYQAIGQSGKARTVLSKIISQYPSTPSAQKAEAQLQALSAGK, translated from the coding sequence ATGAAACGCTGGCATCTTTATCCCGTCCTTTCCTTACTATGCCTGAGTCCCTTCGCACAGGCCGAGTCAACCGGCGAGAAAGTGCTGCAGTTGCAACAGCAGATGGCGGTCATGCAGGGCGAACTGAGCAGTCTGGTGGCGGTTCAACAGGCCAACAAGGGTAGCCAGAGCGCGCTGGCCGACCTGCTCGGGCGCACCCAGCATCTGGAGCAGGAAGTGCGCGACCTGCGCGGCGAACTCGACACCAAAACTCACGCCCTACAAACCCAGCAGCAGTCTACGGCGGCTCAGGTACAGGCCCTGACCGCGCAGCTTACGGGGGGCACGGCGGCAACCGCCAGCACCAGCAGCGCGCTGGGCAGCGGTGTCGCCATCATCAGTCCGGCCGCGGCCGTCGCCTCCGCGGCGAGCAATACCTCCGCGCCTGCGGTTCAGGGTCTGGGGCAAGCCGATTATCAACGGGCTTTCGATCTGCTGCGGCAGGGCAAGTACGGATCGGCCGTCACCGGATTGCAGGGCTTCATTCAGAAATACCCGCAGAGCAGTCTGGTGCCCGACGCCTACTACTGGCTAGGGCAAGCGCAGTACGTGCTGGGCCAGAACGATGCCGCCCTGAAGAGCCTCCATGTCGTGGAGGCGCAGTTCTCCCAGAGCAGTAAGGCGCCGGAGGCCATGCTGCGGATGGCGGAAATCTATCAGGCCATCGGCCAGTCCGGCAAAGCCCGCACCGTTCTCAGCAAAATCATCAGCCAGTATCCGAGCACACCGTCGGCTCAGAAGGCCGAGGCGCAGTTACAGGCGTTGTCCGCCGGAAAGTGA
- the queE gene encoding 7-carboxy-7-deazaguanine synthase QueE, with amino-acid sequence MEGRLRITEIFHSLQGETRSVGRPATFVRLTGCPLRCRYCDTAYAFHGGEWRRIPEILEQVRAGGNRLVVVTGGEPLAQADVLPLMTQLCDAGHEVFLETSGALSLAGVDTRVVKVLDLKSPDSGECERNLWENLPLLNPQDQIKFVLCSRADYDWAKEVLAREALAERCEILFSPSHGTLALRDLAEWMLADHLPVRLQIQLHKLIWGDLPGH; translated from the coding sequence ATGGAGGGGCGGCTCCGCATCACGGAAATCTTCCACAGCCTGCAAGGGGAAACCCGCAGCGTCGGGCGTCCGGCGACCTTTGTGCGTCTCACGGGCTGCCCTTTGCGTTGCCGTTACTGCGATACCGCCTATGCGTTTCATGGCGGCGAGTGGCGGCGGATCCCCGAGATTCTGGAACAGGTGCGCGCGGGGGGAAACCGGCTGGTGGTGGTGACGGGTGGCGAACCATTGGCACAGGCCGATGTGTTGCCGCTGATGACGCAGCTTTGCGATGCGGGCCATGAAGTCTTTCTGGAAACCAGCGGCGCCCTTTCACTGGCGGGGGTGGATACCCGGGTGGTGAAGGTGCTCGACCTCAAAAGCCCCGATTCCGGGGAGTGCGAACGCAATCTCTGGGAAAACCTGCCCTTACTCAACCCGCAGGACCAGATTAAATTTGTGCTGTGCAGCCGTGCCGATTACGACTGGGCCAAGGAGGTGCTCGCTCGGGAGGCATTGGCCGAACGCTGCGAAATACTCTTTTCTCCCAGCCATGGCACGCTCGCCCTGCGCGATCTCGCCGAATGGATGCTCGCCGACCATTTGCCGGTACGCCTGCAGATTCAGTTGCACAAACTGATCTGGGGCGACCTGCCCGGACACTGA
- the ruvA gene encoding Holliday junction branch migration protein RuvA: MITSLTGTILQRRPPWLWLDVQGVGYELEMPLSGFYQMPAEGAALTVHTHLTIREDAHLLYGFMTVAERDMFRLLIRVNGIGGKVALACLSGLPAERLSQAVAEGNTAQLTAIPGIGPKTAERLVVELRDKMGGIAPGPMGRGGAGDPRQEAIAALLTLGYKPAQASQAIAGLADGLGLEDLIRQSLQNLSRH; this comes from the coding sequence ATGATCACCTCCCTTACCGGCACCATCCTGCAGCGGCGTCCGCCCTGGCTCTGGCTCGATGTGCAGGGCGTCGGCTATGAACTGGAGATGCCCCTGTCCGGTTTTTACCAGATGCCCGCCGAAGGCGCGGCGCTGACCGTCCACACCCACCTCACGATCCGCGAAGACGCGCATCTGCTCTATGGTTTCATGACCGTGGCGGAACGCGACATGTTTCGGCTGCTGATCCGGGTGAACGGCATCGGCGGCAAGGTGGCGCTGGCGTGTCTGTCCGGTTTGCCCGCCGAGCGGCTCAGTCAGGCCGTGGCCGAGGGCAACACGGCGCAGCTCACCGCCATCCCTGGAATCGGCCCGAAAACCGCCGAGCGGCTGGTGGTGGAACTGCGCGACAAGATGGGCGGCATCGCGCCGGGGCCGATGGGGCGCGGCGGTGCCGGTGATCCCCGTCAGGAAGCCATTGCAGCGCTGCTGACTTTAGGTTATAAGCCTGCGCAGGCGAGCCAGGCGATAGCCGGTCTGGCGGACGGACTGGGTCTGGAAGACCTCATCCGTCAGTCGCTGCAGAATTTGTCACGTCACTGA